From Arcobacter sp. LA11, a single genomic window includes:
- a CDS encoding DegT/DnrJ/EryC1/StrS aminotransferase family protein, producing the protein MKINFIDLQSQYKKYKDEIDKEIKEVLDTSGYIMGPKLSELEKNLSEFTGSKNAIACSSGTDALVLALMSIGIKPGDEIITTPFTFIATAETIAFLKAKPVFVDIDEKTYNIDTSLIEEKITLKTKAIMPVSIFGQMSDMHKINEIAEKNNLVVIEDGAQSFGAKNNGLNSCNASTIGTTSFFPAKPLGCYGDGGAVFTNDDQIAEKMRVILNHGQTKRYVHSEVGINGRLDAIQAGVLNVKLKYYDEEIERRQEIAKYYNDNLKNVIIPFVDNNNLSVWAQYCIRVENREEMLQKCSDKGVPIGVYYPIPLHLQEVFEYLGYKEGDFPVTEKISLDIMALPMSAFLTKEEQDYIIEVINE; encoded by the coding sequence ATGAAAATTAATTTTATAGATTTACAAAGCCAATATAAAAAATATAAAGATGAAATTGATAAAGAAATTAAAGAAGTACTAGATACTTCAGGTTATATAATGGGACCAAAATTAAGTGAACTTGAGAAGAACTTGTCTGAGTTTACTGGTTCGAAAAATGCAATTGCTTGTAGTAGTGGTACTGATGCATTAGTTTTGGCTCTAATGTCAATTGGTATTAAACCAGGTGATGAAATTATTACAACTCCTTTTACTTTTATTGCAACAGCAGAAACAATCGCATTTTTAAAAGCAAAACCTGTATTTGTTGATATAGATGAAAAAACTTATAATATAGATACAAGTTTAATTGAAGAAAAAATTACATTAAAAACAAAAGCAATTATGCCAGTATCTATCTTTGGACAAATGTCTGATATGCATAAAATAAACGAAATTGCTGAAAAAAATAATTTGGTTGTAATTGAAGATGGAGCACAAAGTTTTGGTGCTAAAAACAATGGATTAAATTCTTGCAATGCTTCAACTATAGGAACAACTTCCTTTTTCCCGGCGAAACCTTTAGGTTGTTATGGGGATGGTGGAGCAGTTTTCACAAACGACGATCAGATTGCAGAAAAAATGAGAGTTATTTTAAATCATGGTCAAACAAAAAGATATGTACATAGTGAAGTTGGAATTAATGGTAGACTTGATGCAATTCAGGCTGGTGTATTGAATGTAAAATTAAAATATTATGATGAAGAGATAGAGAGAAGACAAGAGATAGCTAAATATTATAATGACAATCTTAAAAATGTAATTATACCTTTTGTCGATAACAATAACTTATCAGTTTGGGCACAATATTGTATTAGAGTAGAGAACAGAGAAGAGATGTTACAAAAATGTTCTGACAAAGGTGTCCCAATAGGTGTTTATTACCCAATTCCATTGCATTTACAAGAGGTTTTTGAGTATTTAGGTTATAAAGAAGGTGATTTCCCTGTAACAGAAAAAATTTCACTTGATATTATGGCTTTACCAATGTCTGCATTTTTAACAAAAGAAGAACAAGATTATATTATTGAGGTGATAAATGAATAA
- a CDS encoding sulfotransferase, whose translation MIDFEKVSLDFMIIGAARCGTSSLVKYLNEYEDVFIPVNVEPNFFFKEDEYEKGLEYYCNKYFSDANKKVIGEKSSSYLYGGEKTAKRIKSEFPDVKLVILLRNPISRVFSNYMFTVKNGIEVLDFNYVIKNEKERTKHYIDKWVNIKPYNYIGRSEYFSQMKAYLDNFDLNNIHIVVFEELISSPRESLSQLSEFLGIEYNDKIEFMKTNFTDNSITIDEDSYNYLYDELIGDVNKLSNLIGKDLAKIWNL comes from the coding sequence ATGATAGATTTTGAAAAAGTAAGTTTAGATTTTATGATTATTGGTGCTGCTAGATGTGGTACAAGTTCATTAGTAAAATATTTAAACGAGTATGAGGATGTTTTTATTCCTGTAAATGTAGAACCAAATTTTTTTTTTAAAGAAGATGAATATGAAAAAGGTTTAGAATATTATTGCAATAAGTATTTTTCTGACGCTAATAAAAAAGTAATTGGAGAAAAGTCTTCTTCATACTTGTATGGTGGAGAAAAAACTGCTAAAAGAATTAAAAGTGAATTCCCTGACGTTAAATTAGTTATACTTTTGAGAAATCCAATAAGTAGAGTTTTTTCTAATTATATGTTTACTGTTAAAAATGGGATTGAAGTTTTAGATTTTAATTATGTTATTAAAAATGAAAAAGAAAGAACTAAGCACTACATAGATAAGTGGGTTAATATAAAACCTTATAATTATATTGGCCGTTCAGAATATTTTAGTCAAATGAAAGCATATTTGGATAATTTTGATTTAAATAATATTCATATTGTTGTTTTTGAAGAGTTAATTAGTTCTCCAAGAGAAAGTTTGTCTCAATTATCTGAATTCTTGGGAATAGAGTATAATGATAAAATAGAGTTTATGAAAACAAATTTTACCGATAATAGTATTACCATTGACGAAGATTCATACAACTATTTGTATGATGAATTGATTGGTGATGTTAATAAACTGTCTAACTTAATTGGAAAAGATTTAGCAAAAATATGGAATTTATAA
- the wecC gene encoding UDP-N-acetyl-D-mannosamine dehydrogenase, which produces MNKKVCVVGLGYIGLPTAALLANRGYEIHGVDVVESTVETINEGNIHIVEPDLDTFVRAAVNSGMLKASLQPDYADIFIIAVPTPFHDGFVPNVDYVVSATKAISSYVKDGNIVILESTSPVGTTELVESTLKEEGIDTSSLFISHCPERVLPGYIMRELVENDRIVGGITEEATKKTVEFYQTFVQGEVLSTDARTAEMAKLTENSFRDTNIAFANELSILCDKFNIDVWELISLANRHPRVNVLQPGAGVGGHCIAVDPWFIVHAGGDDAKIIKTAREINTYKTEWSIEKIKNAALTFENENGKKATVACMGLAFKPDIDDLRESPALYITKTLKDENFNVLAVEPNIKDHDDFEIVAYDEASEKADIIVYLVAHKEFKGLKNLDKKVIDFCGILK; this is translated from the coding sequence ATGAATAAAAAAGTTTGTGTAGTAGGATTAGGATATATCGGTTTACCCACTGCAGCTTTATTAGCAAATAGAGGTTATGAAATTCATGGAGTTGATGTAGTTGAATCAACTGTAGAGACTATTAATGAAGGAAATATTCATATAGTAGAACCAGACTTAGATACTTTTGTAAGAGCAGCAGTTAATAGTGGAATGCTTAAAGCATCGTTACAACCTGATTATGCTGATATTTTTATAATAGCGGTTCCTACTCCTTTTCATGATGGGTTTGTACCTAATGTTGATTATGTAGTTAGTGCAACAAAAGCAATATCATCATATGTAAAAGACGGCAATATTGTAATTTTAGAGTCTACTTCTCCTGTAGGTACAACAGAATTAGTTGAATCTACATTAAAAGAAGAAGGTATTGATACTTCGTCTTTATTTATTTCTCATTGTCCTGAGAGAGTACTTCCTGGATATATAATGAGAGAATTAGTCGAAAATGATAGAATTGTTGGTGGAATTACAGAAGAGGCAACTAAAAAAACTGTAGAGTTCTATCAAACATTTGTTCAGGGAGAAGTACTTTCTACTGATGCTAGAACCGCAGAAATGGCTAAATTAACAGAGAACTCTTTTAGAGATACAAATATTGCATTTGCAAATGAATTATCAATTTTATGCGATAAGTTTAATATAGATGTTTGGGAATTAATCTCTTTAGCTAATAGACATCCTAGAGTTAATGTATTACAACCTGGTGCAGGAGTAGGTGGTCATTGTATTGCAGTAGATCCATGGTTTATTGTTCATGCCGGGGGAGATGATGCCAAAATCATAAAAACTGCGAGAGAAATAAATACATATAAAACTGAGTGGTCAATTGAAAAAATTAAAAATGCAGCCTTGACTTTTGAAAATGAAAATGGAAAAAAAGCTACTGTAGCATGTATGGGATTAGCCTTTAAACCTGATATAGATGATTTAAGAGAGTCTCCAGCATTATACATAACTAAAACTTTAAAAGATGAAAATTTCAATGTTCTTGCAGTTGAACCAAATATTAAAGATCATGATGATTTTGAGATAGTTGCATATGATGAAGCTAGTGAAAAGGCTGATATTATAGTTTATTTAGTTGCTCATAAAGAGTTTAAAGGATTAAAAAACTTAGATAAAAAAGTTATAGATTTTTGTGGAATATTAAAATAG
- a CDS encoding N-acetyl sugar amidotransferase yields MKTDLQVCSRCIYDERVAYIKFDENGVCNYCHQIDDLLKEYGTATPKGEEKFKEIIEEIKKNGKNKQYDCIIGVSGGTDSSYMLYLAKKWGLRPLAVHYDNTWNSSIATENIKKVLNALDIDLYTHVLDNEESNDIARSFFYADISEIEAPTDLALAETMYRAAWKYKVKYVIEGHSFMTEGITPVGRNYTDGKYIKSIHKMFGRVPMKTYPLMTFSRFLFWTAFAGIKKIRPFWYINYNKEDAKEFLMKEYNWKYYGGHHLENRLTAFRHSVYTPQKFNTDMRNNTLSALARIGKISREEAWEEYSKPPLIEKDLVKYFKKRLQLSDEEYDKVMSRPPKSWKEYPTYKKRFELLRPLFKVLAKANLVPMSFYLKYCFPMKEDNE; encoded by the coding sequence TTGAAAACTGATTTACAAGTTTGTTCAAGATGTATTTATGATGAAAGAGTAGCTTATATAAAGTTTGATGAAAATGGTGTATGTAATTATTGTCATCAAATTGATGATTTACTAAAAGAGTATGGAACTGCAACACCTAAAGGTGAAGAAAAATTCAAAGAGATTATTGAAGAAATTAAGAAAAATGGTAAAAACAAACAGTATGATTGTATTATTGGTGTAAGTGGGGGTACAGATTCCTCTTATATGCTTTATCTAGCAAAAAAATGGGGATTAAGACCATTAGCTGTTCATTATGATAATACATGGAATAGTTCAATTGCAACAGAAAATATTAAAAAAGTTTTAAATGCTTTAGATATTGATTTATATACTCATGTTTTAGATAATGAAGAGTCAAATGATATCGCAAGATCATTTTTTTATGCTGATATTTCAGAAATTGAAGCTCCAACAGATTTAGCATTAGCAGAAACTATGTATAGAGCAGCATGGAAGTATAAAGTTAAGTATGTAATAGAAGGACATTCCTTTATGACTGAGGGAATTACTCCTGTAGGAAGAAACTATACTGATGGTAAATATATTAAATCAATTCATAAAATGTTTGGTAGAGTGCCAATGAAAACATATCCTTTAATGACATTTTCTAGATTTCTATTTTGGACTGCTTTTGCAGGAATTAAAAAAATTAGACCTTTTTGGTATATTAATTATAATAAAGAAGATGCAAAAGAATTTTTGATGAAAGAGTATAATTGGAAATATTATGGAGGCCATCATTTAGAAAATAGATTAACTGCATTTAGACATTCTGTATATACTCCACAGAAATTTAATACTGACATGCGAAACAATACACTATCTGCTCTTGCAAGAATTGGGAAAATTTCTAGAGAGGAAGCTTGGGAAGAGTATAGCAAACCACCATTGATAGAAAAAGATTTAGTTAAATATTTTAAGAAAAGATTACAACTATCTGATGAAGAGTATGATAAAGTAATGAGTAGACCACCAAAATCATGGAAAGAATATCCAACTTATAAAAAAAGATTTGAGTTACTAAGACCATTATTTAAAGTTTTAGCTAAGGCTAATTTAGTACCTATGAGTTTTTATTTAAAATATTGTTTTCCAATGAAAGAAGACAATGAATGA
- the hisH gene encoding imidazole glycerol phosphate synthase subunit HisH has protein sequence MITIVDYGLGNLGSIKNMFKYLGIESEIESDVNKIKNASKLLLPGVGAFDAAMEKINQNGLKEILDEKALKEQIPILGICLGMQLLTNSSEEGSLSGLGWISAKTLSFKNNINKEYRVPHMGWNIVEKSNESKLSEDFEDFDEVRFYFVHSYFVKVEEEKNSMLKTHYGLEFDSAIQKDNIYGAQFHPEKSHKFGMKLFENFARI, from the coding sequence ATGATAACAATTGTTGATTATGGATTAGGAAATTTAGGTTCTATCAAAAATATGTTTAAATATTTAGGAATAGAATCTGAAATAGAGAGCGATGTTAATAAAATTAAAAATGCCTCTAAGCTTCTTCTCCCTGGTGTTGGTGCATTTGATGCAGCTATGGAAAAAATAAATCAGAATGGATTAAAAGAAATTTTAGATGAAAAAGCATTAAAAGAGCAGATACCTATTTTAGGTATCTGCTTAGGTATGCAACTATTAACTAATTCAAGTGAAGAAGGATCATTGTCTGGATTAGGTTGGATATCTGCTAAAACTTTATCATTTAAAAATAATATAAATAAAGAGTATAGAGTTCCACATATGGGATGGAATATTGTAGAAAAATCTAATGAAAGCAAATTATCAGAAGATTTTGAAGACTTTGATGAGGTTAGATTTTATTTTGTACACTCTTATTTTGTAAAAGTTGAAGAAGAAAAAAACTCTATGTTAAAAACACACTATGGATTAGAGTTTGATAGTGCAATACAAAAAGATAATATCTATGGTGCACAATTTCATCCGGAAAAAAGTCATAAGTTTGGAATGAAATTATTTGAAAACTTTGCAAGGATATAA
- a CDS encoding acyltransferase, with the protein MNNIFIHETANVSEMALIGENTKIWINSQIREKSSIGDNCIISKDTYIDTQVSIGNNCKIQNSVSVYQGVTIEDDVFVGPNACFTNDKVPRAFDPEWKITPTLIKKGASIGANATVICGITIGEYAMVAAGSVVTKDVAPYSLVMGNPAKHYSFVDKMGNKLEGNPNE; encoded by the coding sequence ATGAATAACATTTTTATACATGAAACTGCAAATGTTTCTGAAATGGCTTTAATTGGAGAAAATACTAAAATTTGGATTAATTCACAAATTAGAGAAAAATCTTCAATTGGTGATAACTGTATAATATCTAAAGATACATATATTGATACTCAGGTTAGCATTGGTAATAATTGTAAAATACAAAATAGTGTATCAGTTTATCAAGGAGTGACAATTGAGGATGATGTTTTTGTAGGTCCAAATGCATGCTTTACAAATGACAAAGTTCCAAGAGCATTTGACCCTGAATGGAAAATTACTCCAACTTTAATTAAAAAAGGTGCAAGTATTGGTGCTAATGCTACAGTTATTTGTGGTATAACAATTGGTGAATATGCAATGGTTGCAGCAGGAAGTGTAGTAACAAAAGATGTAGCACCTTATAGTTTAGTAATGGGAAATCCAGCTAAACATTATAGTTTTGTAGATAAAATGGGAAATAAATTAGAAGGTAATCCAAATGAGTAA
- the cysC gene encoding adenylyl-sulfate kinase: MYRDTNTRSIVKGISWRFMATTTTILIVYVFFGRLDLAIAAGLLETVLKVGFYWAHERAWFKIKWGRQKIEPFNLWFTGLPLSGKTTIADSVFIELKKIDIPIERLDSKDVRDLIPNVGFTREDRNRHMHRIGHLIKTLQNNSVSTVASFVSPYKESRKAIRKMVQNNIVVYIKADIETCKQRDTQGKYEKALKGEYQNFTGVNDIYEEPQHAEIIIDTDNTSVEDATQQIVKFIKKKYIK, translated from the coding sequence GTGTATAGAGATACAAATACAAGATCTATCGTAAAAGGTATTAGTTGGAGATTTATGGCAACAACAACAACTATTTTAATTGTTTATGTATTCTTTGGAAGACTTGATTTAGCTATTGCTGCAGGACTTTTAGAAACAGTTTTAAAAGTAGGGTTTTATTGGGCACATGAAAGAGCATGGTTTAAAATTAAATGGGGAAGACAAAAAATTGAACCTTTTAATTTATGGTTTACAGGACTTCCTTTATCTGGTAAGACAACAATTGCAGATTCTGTTTTTATAGAGTTGAAAAAGATTGATATACCAATAGAGAGACTTGATTCAAAAGATGTTAGAGACTTAATACCTAATGTAGGGTTTACAAGAGAAGATAGAAATAGACATATGCATAGAATAGGACATCTTATTAAGACTTTACAAAATAATTCTGTTTCAACAGTTGCTTCATTTGTATCACCGTATAAAGAATCAAGAAAAGCAATTAGAAAAATGGTTCAAAATAATATAGTTGTTTATATAAAAGCTGATATTGAAACATGTAAGCAAAGAGATACTCAAGGGAAGTATGAAAAAGCCTTAAAAGGTGAGTATCAGAACTTCACAGGGGTAAATGATATTTATGAAGAACCGCAACATGCTGAGATTATAATTGATACTGATAACACATCTGTTGAAGATGCTACTCAGCAAATTGTAAAATTTATTAAAAAAAAATATATCAAATAG
- a CDS encoding DegT/DnrJ/EryC1/StrS aminotransferase family protein, whose amino-acid sequence MIKLIKPYISFDEVQNEFKDIFDSGWFTKGKYVEVFRNEIKKYTGAKHAYLTTSATTALTMALKALDIKNGDEVIVSDFSFPATANVVEDLGAIPVFADVSLKTYNMLPFELENKITSKTKAVIYVDALGNPGGVTEIKDLCEKYNLPLIEDAACSIGSSENGIKCGNIADITCFSFHPRKLLTTGEGGAVTFNNESFVEFFEVKLNHGAKVENGKFDFVDYGYNYRLPELQAVMGIKQFQKIDSIVDSRNKIRDEYVNKLSEIGFKIQVINSNVVHNVQSLVFIVPENVNRDDLVKYLRENGIEGTIGTYCLSGTSYYKNKYNSVQSNAMYLENNTITLPCYDDVDVNFISDKIKSYGE is encoded by the coding sequence ATGATAAAATTAATAAAGCCTTATATTAGTTTTGATGAAGTACAAAATGAATTTAAAGATATATTTGATAGTGGTTGGTTTACAAAAGGTAAATATGTTGAAGTTTTTAGAAATGAAATAAAAAAATATACGGGTGCAAAACATGCATATTTAACTACTTCAGCAACAACGGCATTAACTATGGCTCTTAAAGCATTAGATATAAAAAATGGTGATGAAGTAATTGTGTCAGACTTTTCATTTCCAGCAACTGCTAATGTTGTTGAAGATTTAGGTGCTATACCTGTTTTTGCAGATGTTTCATTAAAAACTTATAATATGCTTCCGTTTGAACTTGAGAATAAAATAACTTCAAAAACAAAAGCTGTAATTTATGTAGATGCTTTAGGAAATCCAGGCGGAGTTACGGAAATTAAAGATCTTTGTGAAAAGTATAATTTACCTCTAATTGAGGATGCTGCATGTTCAATTGGAAGTTCTGAAAATGGTATAAAGTGTGGTAACATAGCAGATATTACTTGTTTTAGTTTTCATCCTAGGAAATTGTTGACTACTGGAGAAGGTGGAGCAGTTACTTTTAATAATGAATCTTTTGTTGAGTTTTTTGAAGTAAAATTAAATCATGGGGCTAAAGTTGAGAATGGAAAGTTTGATTTTGTTGATTATGGGTATAACTATAGACTTCCAGAATTGCAAGCAGTAATGGGAATTAAACAATTTCAAAAAATTGACTCTATTGTTGATTCAAGAAATAAAATTAGAGATGAATATGTTAATAAATTATCAGAAATTGGATTCAAAATTCAAGTTATTAATAGTAATGTAGTTCACAATGTACAGTCTTTAGTTTTTATTGTCCCTGAAAATGTAAATAGGGATGATTTAGTGAAGTATTTAAGAGAAAATGGAATTGAAGGTACGATAGGTACATATTGTTTAAGTGGTACATCTTATTATAAAAATAAGTATAATAGTGTACAAAGTAATGCCATGTATTTAGAAAATAACACTATTACACTACCTTGTTATGATGATGTGGATGTTAATTTTATTTCAGATAAAATAAAATCTTATGGAGAATAA
- a CDS encoding Gfo/Idh/MocA family protein: protein MSNVVKIGLLGVGKMGQNHLRNLAMLKQVEIGFIYDFDKDLCEQLSTQYNVPVSENLEKDLQTIDGVVIVTPTFTHADYIKQVSKYVKNIFVEKPLTDTLESSIEIVKLAKENNLNIQVGFIERYNSAVVALEKVIRNSSHIINIDFSRTNKVSSRITDVDVVIDLMIHDLDLALHINGKPKKIEAHGYINDNMIEYARAIITHENGSFSNVVASRITEKRIRHISATCDDMYIDCNLLSKEVFVNKQTIEQYLENVSISSKEETIDVRPQEGLLLELVDFVKLCNGESVNVPNEDDGLLAMEVANEIQKQIMEAK from the coding sequence ATGAGTAATGTTGTAAAAATTGGTTTATTAGGTGTTGGAAAGATGGGACAAAACCATCTCAGAAATCTTGCAATGTTGAAGCAAGTTGAAATAGGGTTTATATATGACTTTGATAAAGATTTATGTGAACAACTATCAACGCAGTATAATGTTCCTGTATCAGAGAATTTAGAAAAAGATCTTCAAACTATTGATGGTGTTGTAATTGTAACACCAACTTTCACACATGCTGATTATATTAAGCAAGTATCAAAATATGTTAAAAATATTTTTGTTGAAAAACCTTTAACAGATACACTTGAGTCAAGTATTGAAATAGTAAAACTTGCAAAAGAAAATAATTTAAACATTCAAGTTGGATTTATTGAAAGATATAATTCTGCTGTAGTTGCACTTGAAAAGGTAATTAGAAATAGTAGCCACATTATTAATATAGATTTTTCAAGGACAAATAAAGTTAGTAGTAGAATTACTGATGTTGATGTTGTAATTGATTTAATGATTCATGATTTAGATTTAGCATTACATATTAATGGAAAGCCTAAGAAAATTGAAGCACATGGATATATAAATGATAATATGATTGAATATGCAAGAGCAATCATTACACATGAGAATGGTTCTTTTTCAAATGTGGTCGCTAGTAGAATTACGGAGAAAAGAATTAGACATATTAGTGCTACTTGTGATGATATGTATATTGATTGTAATCTTTTAAGTAAAGAAGTATTTGTTAATAAACAAACCATTGAACAGTATTTAGAAAATGTATCTATTTCTTCAAAAGAAGAAACTATTGACGTTAGACCACAAGAGGGTTTACTTCTTGAACTTGTTGATTTTGTTAAATTATGTAATGGTGAATCAGTAAATGTACCTAATGAAGATGATGGATTACTTGCAATGGAAGTAGCAAATGAAATTCAAAAGCAGATAATGGAAGCAAAATAA
- a CDS encoding dTDP-glucose 4,6-dehydratase encodes MRSEIKNSSILVTGGAGFIGSHLVDRLINEGAKEVIVVDNLFVGSEDNLKDAISKGAILYKDDIEISSSLDYVFERHNIDIVFNCATKALNYSFVNPKNAFDTNVNGVLNILEHQRKGHFKTLVHFSTSEVYGSAVYEPMDEEHPIKPTTTYAAGKAAADIAVHSWVNMFDLDVFIVRPFNNYGPRQNYKGYLAGIIPITAFRIINNINPEIHGTGLQSRDFIYVLDTVDAIIKLYPLMKKADSINISTDGQISMKDVIHKIVNIMEYKGEVLQKPARGADVECHNASNEKIKSMIDYQLTPFDEGLEKTIQWYKENIK; translated from the coding sequence ATGAGATCAGAAATAAAAAATAGTAGTATTCTTGTTACAGGTGGAGCAGGTTTTATTGGAAGTCATTTAGTTGATAGACTAATTAATGAAGGTGCTAAAGAAGTAATTGTAGTTGATAATCTTTTTGTTGGTAGTGAAGATAATTTAAAAGATGCAATTTCAAAAGGTGCAATTTTATATAAAGACGATATTGAAATAAGCTCATCTTTAGATTATGTCTTTGAAAGACATAATATTGATATTGTATTTAACTGTGCTACAAAGGCACTAAACTACTCTTTTGTTAATCCTAAAAATGCTTTTGATACAAATGTAAACGGTGTTTTAAATATTTTAGAACATCAAAGAAAAGGTCATTTTAAAACATTAGTACATTTTTCTACATCTGAAGTTTATGGATCTGCTGTTTATGAGCCAATGGATGAAGAACATCCAATTAAACCAACTACAACATATGCTGCAGGAAAAGCAGCTGCAGATATAGCAGTTCATAGCTGGGTAAATATGTTTGATCTAGATGTCTTTATCGTAAGGCCTTTTAACAATTATGGACCAAGGCAAAATTATAAAGGTTATCTAGCGGGTATTATACCTATTACTGCATTTAGAATTATCAATAATATTAATCCAGAGATTCACGGAACTGGATTACAAAGTAGAGATTTTATTTATGTTCTTGATACAGTTGATGCTATTATTAAACTTTATCCATTAATGAAGAAGGCTGACAGTATAAATATTTCAACTGATGGTCAAATTTCTATGAAAGATGTAATTCATAAAATAGTTAATATTATGGAATATAAGGGAGAAGTTTTACAGAAACCTGCACGTGGTGCTGATGTAGAGTGTCATAATGCAAGTAATGAAAAAATTAAATCTATGATTGATTATCAATTAACACCATTTGACGAAGGTTTAGAAAAAACAATTCAATGGTATAAGGAAAACATTAAATGA
- the wecB gene encoding non-hydrolyzing UDP-N-acetylglucosamine 2-epimerase, whose translation MKKVLLVFGTRPEAIKMAPLVKAFEAEQTLESKVCVTAQHREMLDQVLDIFDISPDFDLNLMKPGQDLYDITSNVLIGLKNVFQEYKPDIVLVHGDTTTTSASSLAAFYEKIKVAHVEAGLRTGNIYSPWPEEANRQITGVLANYHFAPTETSKDNLLKENKDKNSIQVTGNTVIDALFLALEKIETNEELKNKIISSLNNEYKLVEDKKLILVTGHRRENFGEGFINICESLKIIANSNSHVDIVYPVHLNPNVQKPVKEILSDTPNVYLIEPLQYESFIYLMNKSYFIITDSGGVQEEAPSLGKPVLVMRNTTERPEAVLSGTVKLVGTDKDRIVSEAQLLLKNDEEYKKMSMAHNPYGDGKSCEKIVNFIKGKINE comes from the coding sequence TTGAAAAAAGTTTTACTAGTTTTTGGTACAAGACCTGAAGCCATTAAGATGGCTCCTCTTGTAAAAGCTTTCGAAGCAGAACAAACTTTGGAGTCTAAAGTTTGTGTAACTGCACAACATAGAGAGATGCTTGACCAAGTTTTAGATATCTTTGATATATCTCCAGATTTTGATTTAAATTTAATGAAACCTGGACAAGATTTATATGATATTACATCAAATGTGTTAATAGGCTTAAAAAATGTTTTTCAAGAGTATAAACCAGATATTGTTTTAGTTCATGGTGATACAACAACTACAAGTGCTAGTAGTTTAGCTGCATTTTACGAAAAAATAAAAGTTGCACATGTTGAAGCAGGACTTAGAACTGGAAATATATATTCACCTTGGCCAGAGGAAGCAAATAGGCAAATTACTGGGGTATTGGCAAATTATCATTTTGCTCCAACGGAAACATCAAAAGATAATCTTTTAAAAGAAAATAAAGATAAAAACAGTATACAAGTAACGGGAAATACTGTTATTGATGCTCTATTTTTAGCATTAGAAAAAATAGAAACAAATGAAGAATTGAAAAATAAAATTATTAGTAGTTTAAATAATGAATATAAATTAGTAGAAGATAAAAAGCTTATATTAGTTACTGGACATAGAAGAGAAAATTTTGGAGAAGGATTTATTAACATATGTGAATCTTTAAAAATAATTGCAAATAGCAATTCCCATGTTGATATTGTTTATCCAGTTCACTTAAATCCTAATGTTCAGAAACCAGTAAAAGAGATTTTATCAGACACTCCTAATGTTTATTTAATAGAGCCTTTACAGTATGAAAGTTTTATATATTTGATGAATAAATCATATTTTATTATTACTGACTCAGGGGGTGTTCAAGAGGAAGCTCCATCTTTAGGAAAACCTGTTTTAGTAATGCGAAATACAACTGAAAGACCTGAAGCTGTATTATCTGGAACAGTAAAACTTGTTGGTACTGATAAAGATAGAATAGTTTCAGAAGCTCAATTACTTTTAAAGAATGATGAAGAATATAAAAAAATGAGTATGGCACATAATCCATATGGAGATGGTAAATCATGCGAAAAAATAGTTAATTTTATTAAGGGAAAAATAAATGAATAA